The following proteins are co-located in the Periplaneta americana isolate PAMFEO1 chromosome 12, P.americana_PAMFEO1_priV1, whole genome shotgun sequence genome:
- the LOC138711180 gene encoding uncharacterized protein, which yields MLADKTVSKKTTWEHVAAEMKKRGFIVGENAGEKCKREWNDIVSDYLNCHWTEACKVEADVPLYYDTLKEILNKKSVVLNSSDSSDEESTSDYTAETVQRKRKRTDYFSDVHNKFNRLPKQICQKDDSSSSELSPSDVTYSSDSNDNEAFETFKMLSETCTVNASTADDSKVSKSSSSREPNNEEVILVYPEGTTFSVDYRFLNDFMSSVDNVDTEEFVTVYPDDTENVTTSSARNHFIDHSYTEQISMEAVKPPNQSFVCSKKQGDLNIKPSSSDLEAHTKKSASATKKNLKSNKNLATIVVSPKPNQPARPIPTAGEAMMSLVLRLHEEEKRKEKARMRRREARISNLETMLEKQKTTQQDLLNKVLLVLNELN from the coding sequence ATGCTAGCAGACAAAACTGTTTCAAAGAAGACGACTTGGGAACATGTCGCAGCCGAGATGAAGAAGAGGGGTTTCATAGTGGGTGAAAATGCAGGTGAAAAGTGCAAGCGGGAATGGAATGACATTGTGAGTGATTATCTTAATTGCCATTGGACTGAAGCTTGTAAAGTGGAAGCAGATGTTCCTTTATACTATGATACTTTAAAAGAAATACTGAACAAGAAAAGTGTAGTTTTAAACAGTAGTGATTCTAGTGATGAAGAGTCTACCTCTGATTACACTGCTGAAACAGTACAacgtaaaagaaagagaacagaCTATTTTAGTGATGTGCATAATAAATTTAACAGGTTGCCAAAGCAGATATGCCAGAAAGACGATAGTAGTAGTTCAGAATTATCTCCATCAGATGTAACATATTCGTctgatagtaatgataatgaagcgtttgaaactttcaaaatgctgtcaGAAACTTGTACAGTCAATGCATCCACGGCAGATGATAGTAAAGTGTCTAAGTCATCGTCATCAAGAGAGCCTAACAACGAAGAAGTGATCCTAGTTTATCCCGAAGGAACCACGTTTTCAGTTGATTATAGATTCCTAAACGATTTTATGTCATCAGTTGATAATGTAGACACTGAAGAATTTGTTACAGTTTATCCCGACGATACTGAGAATGTAACAACTAGTTCAGCTCGAAACCATTTTATAGATCATTCTTATACAGAACAAATCAGCATGGAGGCTGTTAAACCGCCTAACCAGTCCTTTGTGTGTAGCAAAAAGCAGGGTGATCTAAACATAAAACCCTCTTCATCTGACCTCGAAGCACATACAAAGAAGTCAGCATCTGCCAcaaagaaaaatttgaagagcAATAAGAATCTTGCGACAATTGTTGTCTCTCCGAAGCCAAATCAACCAGCTCGTCCAATACCAACTGCAGGGGAAGCTATGATGTCGTTAGTGTTAAGATTAcatgaagaagaaaagagaaaagaaaaggcaAGGATGAGGAGAAGGGAAGCTAGAATATCCAATCTAGAGACTATGCTCGAGAAACAAAAAACAACGCAACAAGACTTGCTGAATAAAGTTTTATTAGTTCTTAATGagctaaattaa